A part of Streptomyces sp. SLBN-31 genomic DNA contains:
- a CDS encoding GNAT family N-acetyltransferase has protein sequence MIRTATVADVPLIHALVRELADYEKALHEVKATEEQLREALFGERPAVHAHIAVDDATGEPVGFALWFLTFSTWRGVHGIYLEDLYVRPTARGAGHGRALLAELAGICVERCYQRLEWAVLNWNAPAIAFYESLGARPQDEWTTYRLTDQALADLGRGTGKSRPE, from the coding sequence ATGATCCGTACCGCTACCGTCGCCGATGTCCCCCTCATCCATGCCCTGGTCCGGGAGCTGGCCGACTACGAGAAGGCGCTTCACGAGGTGAAGGCCACCGAGGAACAGTTGCGGGAGGCGCTCTTCGGCGAGCGGCCCGCCGTTCACGCCCACATCGCCGTCGACGACGCCACGGGCGAGCCGGTCGGCTTCGCCCTGTGGTTCCTCACCTTCTCCACCTGGCGGGGAGTCCACGGCATCTACCTGGAGGACCTCTACGTCCGCCCCACCGCCCGCGGCGCCGGCCACGGCAGGGCCCTCCTCGCCGAACTCGCCGGCATCTGCGTCGAGCGCTGCTACCAGCGCCTGGAGTGGGCCGTCCTGAACTGGAACGCCCCGGCCATCGCCTTCTACGAGTCCCTCGGCGCCCGCCCCCAGGACGAGTGGACGACCTACCGCCTGACGGACCAGGCGCTGGCGGACCTCGGCCGCGGAACAGGAAAGTCCAGGCCGGAGTAG
- a CDS encoding ABC transporter ATP-binding protein: protein MATVTFDKATRIYPGTEKPAVDGLEIEVGDGEFLVLVGPSGCGKSTSLRMLAGLEDVNAGAIRIGERDVTHLPPKDRDIAMVFQNYALYPHMTVADNMGFALKIAGVNKAEIRKKVEEAAKILDLSEYLDRKPKALSGGQRQRVAMGRAIVREPQVFLMDEPLSNLDAKLRVSTRTQIASLQRRLGITTVYVTHDQVEAMTMGDRVAVLKDGLLQQVDSPRNMYDRPANLFVAGFIGSPAMNLVEVPITDGGVKFGNSVVPVNRDALKAASDKGDKTVTVGVRPEHFDIVEEGGGAAATLTKDTADAPAGLAVSVNVVEELGADGYVYGTAEVGGQTKDLVVRVEGRRVPEKGSTLHVVPRPGETHVFSTSTGERLTD, encoded by the coding sequence ATGGCCACTGTTACGTTCGACAAGGCGACCCGGATCTACCCGGGCACCGAGAAGCCCGCCGTCGACGGTCTGGAGATCGAGGTCGGGGACGGCGAGTTCCTCGTCCTCGTCGGTCCGTCCGGTTGCGGCAAGTCCACCTCGCTCCGGATGCTCGCGGGGCTCGAGGACGTCAACGCCGGCGCCATCCGCATCGGCGAGCGCGACGTCACCCACCTGCCGCCGAAGGACCGGGACATCGCCATGGTGTTCCAGAACTACGCGCTGTACCCGCACATGACCGTCGCCGACAACATGGGCTTCGCCCTGAAGATCGCCGGCGTCAACAAGGCGGAGATCCGCAAGAAGGTCGAGGAGGCCGCGAAGATCCTCGACCTCAGCGAGTACCTGGACCGCAAGCCGAAGGCGCTCTCCGGCGGCCAGCGCCAGCGTGTCGCCATGGGCCGCGCCATCGTGCGTGAGCCGCAGGTCTTCCTCATGGACGAGCCGCTGTCGAACCTCGACGCCAAGCTCCGCGTGTCCACCCGTACGCAGATCGCCTCGCTGCAGCGCCGTCTCGGCATCACCACCGTCTACGTCACCCACGACCAGGTCGAGGCCATGACGATGGGCGACCGCGTGGCCGTCCTCAAGGACGGTCTGCTCCAGCAGGTCGACTCCCCGCGCAACATGTACGACCGCCCGGCCAACCTCTTCGTCGCCGGCTTCATCGGCTCCCCCGCCATGAACCTGGTCGAGGTGCCGATCACCGACGGCGGTGTGAAGTTCGGCAACAGCGTCGTCCCGGTCAACCGTGACGCCCTGAAGGCCGCCTCCGACAAGGGCGACAAGACGGTCACCGTGGGTGTCCGTCCCGAGCACTTCGACATCGTGGAGGAGGGCGGCGGCGCCGCCGCGACCCTCACGAAGGACACCGCCGACGCCCCGGCCGGTCTCGCGGTCTCGGTGAACGTCGTCGAGGAACTCGGCGCCGACGGCTACGTCTACGGCACCGCCGAGGTCGGCGGTCAGACCAAGGACCTCGTCGTCCGCGTCGAGGGCCGCCGGGTGCCGGAGAAGGGCTCCACGCTGCACGTGGTCCCGCGTCCGGGCGAGACCCACGTGTTCTCCACCTCCACCGGTGAGCGCCTGACCGACTGA